GTAACTTTCACTTCAGGGTCTTTTGTCAGATTTCCGGCAATAATAGCGCGGTTGAATCCTCTCATCGCTTAACGCCTCCCCTACTCATCAACAACTGTCATCAGCTGACGGTAAACATTCGCTCTCAGGCCGAGTATACGCCTAAGCTCAAACGTCTGCGAAGGCTCAAGCTCAAAGCTGAACAGCACATAAAATCCTTCTGTCTTTTTCCTGATGGGATATGCAAGGGTCTTT
This sequence is a window from Synergistaceae bacterium. Protein-coding genes within it:
- the rpsF gene encoding 30S ribosomal protein S6; translated protein: MLAILDAGTENQSEEIAKIEDVIKNLGGTVSKSDAWGKKTLAYPIRKKTEGFYVLFSFELEPSQTFELRRILGLRANVYRQLMTVVDE